One part of the Oscillatoria sp. FACHB-1406 genome encodes these proteins:
- a CDS encoding sugar phosphate nucleotidyltransferase — MNDATSHSVSIRKAVIPAAGFGTRMFPATKAIKKEFFPIIDREGRAKPIILAIVEEAIQAGIEEVGIVVQKRDRALFEEFFRANPSPTLYDKLKPDAREYCRYLQQLGERITLIDQDIADGFGYAVSCAKSWVNDELFLLLLGDHLYTSFITKNCSSQILDVYRDVKLSTIGMRIVSIAEIENYGGITGKWTATDAVLSITEIHEKPTPEFASARLRVRGMEEGKFLAVFGNYILTPTIFEILQENISNNARESGEFQLTSCLEKLRAREGMAGYLIKGQCFDVGLPDVYRKTIIDFRHARSDF; from the coding sequence ATGAACGATGCAACCTCTCATTCGGTCTCCATTCGCAAAGCTGTCATTCCGGCGGCGGGGTTCGGAACCCGTATGTTCCCTGCCACAAAAGCAATTAAAAAAGAATTTTTTCCGATTATCGATCGCGAAGGCCGAGCTAAACCGATTATCCTTGCAATTGTTGAAGAAGCGATTCAAGCCGGAATCGAAGAAGTTGGGATCGTCGTCCAAAAACGCGATCGCGCTTTATTTGAAGAATTTTTTAGAGCTAACCCCTCGCCCACACTGTACGACAAACTCAAACCCGACGCGCGCGAATATTGCCGCTACTTACAACAACTTGGAGAGCGCATCACGCTCATCGATCAAGATATTGCCGATGGATTTGGTTATGCCGTTTCTTGTGCCAAAAGTTGGGTGAACGACGAGTTGTTTTTATTGCTGCTAGGCGACCACCTTTATACTTCATTTATTACGAAAAATTGTTCGAGTCAAATATTAGATGTATATCGAGATGTGAAGCTCAGTACGATTGGAATGCGGATTGTTTCAATAGCGGAAATTGAAAATTACGGCGGCATTACCGGAAAATGGACGGCTACAGATGCCGTGCTTTCTATTACCGAAATTCATGAAAAACCGACTCCAGAGTTTGCCAGCGCTCGCTTGCGCGTCAGAGGCATGGAAGAAGGAAAATTTTTGGCAGTTTTTGGGAACTATATTCTCACGCCGACAATTTTTGAAATCTTGCAAGAAAATATATCGAACAATGCCAGAGAAAGCGGTGAGTTCCAGTTAACCTCCTGCCTCGAAAAATTGAGAGCGCGCGAAGGGATGGCTGGGTACTTAATCAAAGGACAGTGCTTTGATGTCGGCTTGCCCGATGTGTACCGCAAGACGATTATTGATTTCCGCCACGCGCGATCGGATTTTTAA
- the panD gene encoding aspartate 1-decarboxylase → MLRTLLLAKIHNCTLTGANLDYEGSISIDKALLDAAGILPYEQVQIVNKNNGNRLMTYAIEAPAHSGIIELNGAAARLGMKGDSLIIMTYGQLNEEELLSYAPRVVLVDRNNTPVARVSSTARN, encoded by the coding sequence ATGTTGCGTACTCTTCTGCTTGCGAAAATTCACAACTGCACGCTTACCGGGGCAAATTTAGACTACGAGGGCAGCATTAGCATTGACAAAGCCTTGCTTGATGCTGCCGGAATTTTGCCTTACGAACAAGTGCAAATTGTCAATAAAAACAATGGTAATCGTTTGATGACTTATGCGATCGAAGCGCCCGCCCATTCGGGAATTATTGAATTGAATGGTGCAGCGGCGCGACTGGGAATGAAAGGCGATTCATTAATTATTATGACCTACGGACAATTGAACGAAGAAGAACTCCTATCTTACGCTCCTAGAGTTGTCTTAGTCGATCGCAATAATACCCCCGTTGCGAGGGTTAGCTCTACAGCGCGGAACTAG